One Paenibacillus sp. SYP-B4298 genomic window, TTCGTCACTGAGCTGCAAGAGCGTCTTGGCTGGCAGCTCGAGCCTGCACGCGCATTTCATTTCGACCATACGGGAGACCGCTATGGCTGGATCAAGGGCAAGAACGGCCGCTGGAATCTGACACTGTATGTGCAGAGCGGGCGAATCGTGGACACGGGCGAGCATAAGCTGAAATCAGCGCTGCGCGAGATTGCCAAGCTTCAGACAGGTGATTTCCGTCTGACCGCGAACCAGAATCTGGTCATTGCCAACATTACCACGCAGAAGAAAAGCAAAGTTTCGGCAATTCTGAAGGCGCATAATGTCAATGAGGCAGGGGATTACTCCGCTCTGCGCCGCAGCGCGCTCTCCTGTGTGGCGCTGCCGACCTGTGGTCTGGCGATGGCAGAGGCCGAGCGCTATCTGCCGACGCTGCTGGATAAGCTGGAGCCGATCGTTGCTGCGGCAGGTCTGCAGGATGAGGAGATCAATATTCGGATGACGGGCTGTCCGAATGGCTGTGCACGTCCGGCGCTCGGCGAGATTGCCTTCATCGGCAAATCTCCTGGCAAGTACAATCTGTACATGGGTGCAGGCTTCTCCGGCGACCGTCTGAGCAAGCTGTACCGGGAGAATATCGGCGAGGACGAGATCATCGATACCCTGCAGCCGATCATCGAGCGCTACGCGGCTGAGCGTCAGGAGGGCGAGCATTTTGGCGACTTCGTCGTCCGTGCCGATTATGTGAAGGCTGTAACGAACGGGATGAATTTCCACGATTAGTTGATGAAGAACAGTTGGATGAAGGACAGTACGGCGACACACGCTGTGCTGTCTTTTTTAATATAGGAGAACATCCAAGTGCTGTTCGCCTTGTGTGCTTCTATATCTATGCGATCGAGGACTAGCCCAATCAAGAAGGGACGGCAGGCGTATACGCTGGCGAAGATGAAGGGCGATGGCTGAAGCCGGCGACGGATCGTATTGTGGTTGTGGTAAAATTGAGAGAGAAATCATCGTCATCTATATCGGCCGCTGGCGACCTGAAGGGCGCTATAGCGCGGCTGCAGTCCGAGGAGGAACGTTGAAACATGATCGAAGAATGGTCGGAGGCCCGATTCCCGCTATATACGCTTCATCGTATTCAGGTGTTGTATAGCACTTCGAGCAGACCGCAGCATCAGCTTCATAGCGGAGTGCATGCATTGCTGCTTGCAGTCGCAGGGGGAAGCGGGCTGCTGCAATGGGGAGCCGAATGCTGTGAACTGGCTGCTGGCGATGTACTGTTGCTGCCCGCTCATGCGGAGGCACTGTTGACAGCCGACCTGGAGCAGCCGCTGCATCTGTTCCAGCTATGGCTCGGAGCATATAACCCAGAGCAGAAGCAGTCACCGCAGTTGCACCAGCCAGAGCAGCCAGAGCAGCCAGAGCAGCCAGAGCAGCCGCATCAGCTACAGCCGAGCTATGTCCGGCAGCACAGCGTGCTGCTCGGCGGTGAGCGGATGCTGCATCTGCCGCATGCGGCCGAGCTCGTAGCGCTGGCAGAGGAGCTGTATACGCACCGCCTGCCTGTGCATGAGCTGCGCCATATGCAGAACCAGTTGCTGCTGCATCAGTTGTTGCTGCGACTGCTGGAGCAGCTTGAGAGCAAGTATTCTCAGCGGGAGGCTGAGGAGCAGCCATCCATGGAGCGCAGTATTGTATACATGGAGCGCCATTACAGCGCCAAGCTGAGCCGGAGCGAGCTGGCAGCGCTCGCGGGCGTCAGCCCGGCTCATTACTCGATTCGGTTCAAGCAATGTACAGGCCTTAGTCCGATGGATTACTTGTCGAGACTGCGGGTACATCGTGCCAAGGAGCTGTTAACCAGCGGCAATGGCACACTGCGAGATATTGCCTTGCAGGTCGGCTATAAGGATGAGTTTTATCTAAGCCGACGCTTTAAGCAGCAGACAGGAGTCTCGCCTACGGACTACCTTCGGGGGAGTGCGCAGCGCGTAGCTGTGCTGCTGGCGCCGTATGCGAGCCATTTGCTGCTATTAGATGTGAAGCCGGCGGTTACGATCTCGGACAGCAACGAATATGTGACCATTGACGGTCTGTCGCATCTGCAAGAGATGCGGTTCATTGATGTGCGCGGCACAGTGGAGCAACTGCGGCGTCAGCTTCTGGAGAGTGAAGCAGGGCTGCTGATCGCTGCGCCCGAGCATCTGCACGAATATGGGCTGCAGCCAGAGCAGCTTAGGGTAGCGGCTCCCGTCATCGAGATTCCGTGGATGGCGCTTGGCTGGAAGGAGCATCTGCGCATGATTGCCCGCGCCGTGCAGCGCAGCCCTCAGGCTGAGCAATGGCTGGCGTCGTTTGCAGCGGAGGAGCAGGCAGCCAGAGAACGGCTGCATCAGCACACGGTGCAGCGGGAGACGATAGCGATCCTCGTCGTGAAGCCTGGCCGACTGCTGCTCTATGGCGCGCGTAATGCGGGATATGTGATGTATCGTTCGCTCGGCCTTCGTCCTCCGGTCAGCGTTGGTCGCGAGCTGGAGCGGTATGGCGATCAATTTCATTCTATTGCGGTGGAGCCGGAGCAGCTTATGGCGCCGGAGCATGCAGCCGATCGGTTGCTCATTATCGTCATTCCTGACAGCAAGGGCAGCACCGCCCATGCGGAAGCGTTGTTCGACACCTTGTCCTGGCAGGAGCACCCTGCGGTGAGAAGTGATGCCATCCACTGGCTGGCGCCGGACGACTGGATTCCGTATAATCCGGTATCGATCAGGCTGCAATTGCAGCGTGCGGAGGCGCTGTTCACTACGGTGCAGCCCTGAACGAGCTCTAACGAGCCCTAACCAGTCCTACTAGCCCTGATCAATCACTCGTAATCTAACCAGTCTGCAGTCAGGAGCTGCTAGGATGGGCTAGGCTGCTGCCATATCGCTGCCATATCGTCTCCATATCGTCTCCATATCGTCTCCATACCGCCTCCATACCGCTGCATGCCGCAGCTCTGCAAAGCCGTCGTCCCCAAGCCTACAAAAGTACAAGCCATTATTCCAACAAAAAGCTATGGTCGCTCCCTCAGGCAATTCTT contains:
- a CDS encoding helix-turn-helix domain-containing protein, with amino-acid sequence MIEEWSEARFPLYTLHRIQVLYSTSSRPQHQLHSGVHALLLAVAGGSGLLQWGAECCELAAGDVLLLPAHAEALLTADLEQPLHLFQLWLGAYNPEQKQSPQLHQPEQPEQPEQPEQPHQLQPSYVRQHSVLLGGERMLHLPHAAELVALAEELYTHRLPVHELRHMQNQLLLHQLLLRLLEQLESKYSQREAEEQPSMERSIVYMERHYSAKLSRSELAALAGVSPAHYSIRFKQCTGLSPMDYLSRLRVHRAKELLTSGNGTLRDIALQVGYKDEFYLSRRFKQQTGVSPTDYLRGSAQRVAVLLAPYASHLLLLDVKPAVTISDSNEYVTIDGLSHLQEMRFIDVRGTVEQLRRQLLESEAGLLIAAPEHLHEYGLQPEQLRVAAPVIEIPWMALGWKEHLRMIARAVQRSPQAEQWLASFAAEEQAARERLHQHTVQRETIAILVVKPGRLLLYGARNAGYVMYRSLGLRPPVSVGRELERYGDQFHSIAVEPEQLMAPEHAADRLLIIVIPDSKGSTAHAEALFDTLSWQEHPAVRSDAIHWLAPDDWIPYNPVSIRLQLQRAEALFTTVQP